The following are encoded together in the Terriglobia bacterium genome:
- a CDS encoding MoxR family ATPase — protein MKASTIANALRTLVAARQPVFIWGGPGIGKSAVVHQLAAILKVTLQDVRALLLDPVDLRGLPFLGKDGRSKWATPEFLPQEGSGILFLDELNAAPGMVQASCYQLVLDRKLGEYTLPEGWAIIAAGNRDSDRAVTTRMPTPLRNRFVHLEFEVDLQEWSEWAIQAGVRPEVIAFLRFRPEVLSAFDRDANAFPSPRSWEFVSRILDSAPDQSIEHELFSGAVGTGAATEFSAFLRMFRELPNIDAILMNPLKEPVPENAAAQYAVPSALARCASDINFDRVCLYLDRMPTEFSVLCVRDASLREPGIRHTASYTKWAIENHHVLA, from the coding sequence ATGAAAGCATCTACCATTGCAAATGCCTTGCGCACGCTCGTTGCTGCACGGCAGCCCGTGTTCATCTGGGGCGGTCCCGGCATCGGCAAGTCGGCCGTTGTTCATCAGCTTGCCGCCATTCTAAAGGTCACTCTCCAGGATGTTCGGGCCTTGTTGCTCGATCCGGTCGACCTGCGCGGCCTTCCATTCCTGGGAAAAGATGGTCGGTCAAAGTGGGCAACACCAGAGTTCCTTCCCCAAGAGGGATCGGGAATTCTGTTCCTGGACGAATTGAATGCGGCACCCGGCATGGTCCAGGCCAGCTGCTACCAGCTTGTGCTGGATCGCAAGCTCGGCGAATACACCTTGCCAGAGGGATGGGCGATTATTGCCGCCGGCAACCGCGATTCGGACCGCGCGGTGACAACCCGCATGCCGACGCCTTTGCGGAACCGGTTTGTGCACCTGGAGTTCGAGGTGGACCTTCAGGAATGGTCGGAGTGGGCCATCCAGGCCGGGGTCCGGCCCGAGGTGATCGCGTTCCTGCGTTTTCGGCCCGAAGTGCTGAGCGCATTTGATCGTGATGCCAATGCCTTCCCGTCACCGCGCTCCTGGGAATTCGTGTCCCGCATTCTCGACTCCGCACCGGATCAATCTATAGAGCACGAGCTGTTTTCCGGCGCGGTTGGCACCGGTGCGGCTACGGAGTTCTCCGCTTTCCTACGGATGTTCCGCGAACTGCCGAACATCGATGCCATCTTGATGAACCCGCTCAAGGAACCCGTGCCAGAAAATGCGGCTGCGCAGTACGCAGTGCCTTCGGCCTTGGCGCGATGCGCATCCGACATCAACTTCGACCGCGTCTGCCTGTACCTGGATCGTATGCCAACGGAGTTTAGTGTGCTGTGCGTGCGTGACGCGTCCTTGCGCGAACCAGGCATTCGCCATACGGCCAGCTACACCAAATGGGCGATTGAGAACCACCACGTACTCGCTTAA
- a CDS encoding ATP-dependent helicase, with translation MPWNTGLQGTPLNIAAYAGAQLRVVAGPGTGKTFALMRRVARLLEQNVQPNHILAVTYTRTAALDLVGKLAQLGVAGADQVAAKTLHSLSFGLLSRTAVFQTLGRNARPLLAYEQDTMACDLGPQFGGKRKVNKLVKAFDAYWARLQHHQPGWPNNPVEQAFDHALKAWLRFHRAMLVGELIPLALDFVSQNPGHPDIPQYEHVLVDEYQDLNRADQALIDAIAGNAAVTVIGDEDQSIYGFRHAHPEGIAQYPQTHAGTHDELLNECRRCPQRVVNMANELISHNQRLAPKTLNPRPQNAQGDVYIVQHHSLEDEVSTIADYIDWYLQQHQGMAAGEVLVLSSRRLIGNGIRDRLNEIAQQNGRTWQAQSFYFEDALTTDIAADGFALLTQLVDPEDRPSLRYWLGEHAQDCKRLPYARLRAHCEQSGQSPRAALQDMGSGALTIPHTATLVTRFNALTLKLTALMALDLAALIDTLFPDGNADVISVRQGALLSLPNVANAKELLDELRSTITQPELPGSQGPSVRIMSLYKSKGLTARLVVIAGCIAGIMPSIDPKDAPAEQERQRQEQRRLFYVGITRTTETLMINSSIRMLSAAAFRMRMPKLATAGMYVILQASPMLPDLGPTAPPSTPAAAWRALLGF, from the coding sequence ATGCCTTGGAACACTGGACTGCAAGGAACGCCGCTAAACATTGCTGCTTATGCCGGCGCACAGCTTCGCGTGGTCGCAGGTCCTGGCACTGGCAAAACCTTCGCTCTGATGCGCCGCGTTGCGCGGCTTTTGGAGCAGAATGTCCAGCCTAACCATATCCTGGCTGTCACATATACCCGTACGGCCGCTCTTGATCTGGTCGGCAAATTGGCGCAGCTAGGCGTGGCTGGCGCTGATCAGGTAGCAGCAAAGACGCTCCACTCGCTGAGCTTCGGGTTATTGAGCAGGACGGCAGTCTTTCAGACGCTGGGGCGTAACGCACGTCCGCTGTTGGCCTATGAGCAGGACACGATGGCGTGCGACCTCGGTCCACAGTTCGGCGGAAAGCGTAAGGTCAACAAGCTGGTCAAGGCATTCGACGCATATTGGGCGCGGCTGCAGCATCATCAGCCAGGATGGCCAAATAACCCGGTAGAGCAGGCATTCGATCACGCGCTAAAAGCGTGGCTCCGATTTCATCGGGCGATGCTGGTAGGCGAGCTGATTCCCCTGGCTCTCGATTTTGTGTCGCAGAATCCGGGACATCCGGATATTCCCCAATACGAGCACGTCCTAGTCGATGAGTACCAGGATCTCAATCGGGCTGATCAGGCGCTCATTGATGCGATCGCTGGCAATGCAGCGGTGACCGTCATTGGTGACGAGGATCAATCGATCTACGGCTTTAGGCACGCTCATCCGGAAGGGATTGCGCAATATCCGCAAACGCATGCCGGCACTCATGACGAACTGCTCAACGAGTGCAGGCGCTGTCCGCAGCGCGTCGTCAACATGGCGAATGAACTGATCAGCCACAATCAACGATTGGCACCCAAAACCTTGAACCCACGTCCTCAGAACGCGCAGGGCGATGTCTATATTGTCCAGCATCACTCGCTTGAAGACGAAGTCAGCACAATCGCCGATTATATCGACTGGTATTTACAGCAGCATCAGGGAATGGCAGCTGGCGAGGTGTTAGTACTTTCGAGTCGTCGCTTGATCGGTAACGGTATCCGCGATCGGTTGAATGAGATCGCGCAGCAGAATGGGCGAACGTGGCAGGCACAAAGCTTTTACTTCGAGGATGCTCTGACGACGGATATCGCTGCCGACGGATTTGCACTGCTGACTCAGTTGGTCGATCCAGAGGACCGGCCTTCGCTGCGTTATTGGCTGGGCGAGCATGCGCAGGATTGTAAGAGACTTCCCTATGCGCGGTTGCGGGCGCATTGCGAGCAATCTGGACAGTCTCCGCGCGCTGCCCTCCAAGACATGGGGTCAGGCGCGCTAACGATCCCGCACACGGCTACATTAGTGACACGATTCAACGCCCTGACCCTAAAGCTGACTGCACTGATGGCGTTGGACCTCGCGGCACTGATCGACACCCTCTTTCCGGACGGCAATGCGGACGTGATATCAGTTCGGCAGGGGGCGCTCCTGAGCCTTCCGAATGTGGCCAATGCTAAGGAACTCCTGGACGAACTGCGCAGCACCATCACGCAGCCTGAACTTCCTGGCTCCCAAGGGCCGTCAGTGCGGATCATGAGCTTGTACAAGTCCAAAGGGCTCACGGCGCGACTGGTGGTCATCGCAGGGTGCATCGCTGGCATTATGCCCAGTATTGATCCGAAAGACGCTCCAGCAGAGCAGGAGCGACAGCGCCAAGAGCAGCGCAGGCTGTTTTACGTGGGAATCACGCGGACCACGGAGACTCTGATGATCAACAGCTCGATTCGAATGCTCTCCGCCGCGGCATTTAGGATGCGAATGCCCAAACTGGCGACTGCTGGCATGTACGTCATCCTGCAGGCGAGTCCAATGTTGCCCGACTTGGGGCCGACCGCGCCGCCATCGACCCCTGCTGCAGCGTGGCGCGCGCTGCTGGGTTTTTGA
- a CDS encoding DUF4382 domain-containing protein yields the protein MRRLILFASLAIILVSALTGCGGGSTNNVAQSQAASVYVTGGDAPLPSVLAFNVTLNSMKLDGATELLAAPTTVDFARLLGLRTLLGFNTVPAGTYKNLTITMASPSISFLDLTATPPSASNITGTFKDTGGNNVPSTTITVALTQPLTVAASGLAGLHLDFNLRNSIAVDAAGQITGVVNPVIKVKPVALSDPDAEVNDLRGGLVSVNTAGNSFILQRVGGHQITIDVNSSTNFSGNLTLATLPNPSVIEVDGHIQADGSVLADSVEVVTTEKAFVSGRIVAVNPATGPVQTVTLLVGEELPDVPGVPVGTVTTLDVSLVSNYSIRLIDNWFTNFLFNNTTLVPGQRIAMGGTIDAATNKFVPSRIVLRRQGVVGDLVLNSVVINNNNAGSLQLQNNNMLGYVLGAPLSVQTANSTHFTDISGLAAIQSGGSMKLATYGLILKDPVSGNPTMYAHRVILLQ from the coding sequence ATGCGACGTCTGATTCTCTTTGCCTCACTGGCGATCATCCTGGTCTCCGCCCTCACCGGCTGCGGAGGCGGCTCCACCAACAACGTGGCCCAGTCCCAAGCGGCCAGCGTTTACGTCACCGGAGGCGACGCTCCTCTGCCTTCCGTCCTGGCCTTCAACGTCACCTTGAACAGCATGAAGCTGGACGGCGCCACCGAGTTGCTGGCCGCACCCACTACCGTGGACTTTGCCCGGCTGCTGGGCCTGCGCACCTTGCTGGGGTTCAACACCGTGCCCGCCGGGACCTACAAAAACCTGACGATTACCATGGCCAGTCCTAGTATCTCTTTCCTGGACTTGACCGCTACGCCGCCATCGGCGTCGAACATCACCGGCACATTCAAGGACACCGGCGGCAACAACGTTCCCAGCACCACCATCACCGTGGCTTTGACTCAGCCGCTGACGGTGGCTGCCAGCGGGCTGGCTGGGCTGCATCTTGATTTCAACCTGCGCAACTCGATCGCCGTGGACGCCGCAGGACAGATCACCGGCGTGGTCAATCCGGTCATCAAGGTGAAACCGGTGGCGCTGAGCGACCCCGATGCTGAAGTCAACGATCTGCGCGGCGGCCTGGTCTCGGTCAACACTGCGGGAAATTCGTTTATCCTGCAGCGCGTCGGGGGGCATCAGATCACCATTGATGTGAACTCCAGCACCAACTTCAGCGGCAACCTGACTCTAGCCACTCTGCCCAACCCTTCTGTGATTGAAGTGGACGGCCACATCCAGGCCGACGGCAGCGTTCTGGCTGATTCCGTGGAAGTGGTCACCACGGAGAAAGCCTTCGTCTCCGGACGCATCGTCGCCGTAAACCCCGCCACCGGGCCGGTCCAGACCGTCACGCTGCTGGTGGGTGAAGAACTGCCGGACGTGCCCGGCGTGCCCGTTGGCACCGTGACCACGCTGGACGTGAGCCTGGTCTCCAACTACAGCATCCGCTTGATTGATAACTGGTTCACCAATTTCCTGTTCAACAACACCACGCTGGTCCCCGGCCAACGCATTGCGATGGGCGGGACCATTGACGCGGCCACCAACAAATTTGTGCCGTCGCGCATCGTCCTGCGCCGGCAAGGCGTGGTCGGCGACCTGGTGTTGAACTCCGTGGTCATCAACAACAACAACGCCGGCTCGCTCCAGTTGCAGAACAACAACATGCTGGGTTACGTTCTGGGAGCTCCGCTGTCGGTGCAGACGGCGAACAGCACGCACTTTACTGACATCAGCGGGCTGGCGGCCATCCAGAGCGGCGGCAGCATGAAGCTGGCGACCTACGGCCTGATACTGAAAGACCCGGTCAGCGGCAATCCCACGATGTACGCGCATCGCGTGATTCTGTTGCAGTAA
- a CDS encoding type II toxin-antitoxin system ParD family antitoxin, whose protein sequence is MTTVTISLPDSLKEFIEQEVQTKGYGNVSEYVRGLLREAQQKQASAQLERLLLEGLASGEGAPLTRDFWKQLRADAGRILAKNKVKRRRRTSR, encoded by the coding sequence ATGACCACCGTAACCATTTCCTTGCCGGATTCGCTGAAAGAATTCATTGAGCAAGAGGTCCAAACCAAGGGCTATGGCAACGTCAGCGAGTACGTGCGCGGGTTGCTGCGCGAGGCGCAGCAGAAGCAAGCCTCCGCGCAACTCGAAAGACTGCTGCTGGAGGGACTGGCCTCCGGCGAAGGCGCCCCGCTCACGCGGGATTTCTGGAAGCAGCTGCGGGCGGATGCGGGACGGATTCTCGCGAAAAATAAGGTGAAGCGTAGGCGGCGGACTTCACGATGA
- a CDS encoding PilZ domain-containing protein, which produces MADSRSSVRFPLKLPITVRTADAREHFAETADISAGGVLFHTKTTLDVGTIIRFRIVLPASVLGTDTDVLVNCTGRVVRALDDHGKTAVAAVIDEYCFERVFSTAV; this is translated from the coding sequence GTGGCAGATTCCAGAAGTTCGGTTCGCTTCCCGCTCAAGCTTCCCATTACCGTCCGCACCGCAGACGCGCGCGAACACTTTGCTGAAACCGCTGACATTTCCGCCGGCGGCGTTCTTTTCCACACCAAGACTACGCTGGACGTGGGGACCATTATCCGGTTCCGCATCGTGTTGCCGGCCTCCGTGCTGGGGACGGACACGGACGTCCTGGTGAATTGCACCGGGCGCGTGGTGCGCGCGCTGGACGACCACGGCAAAACCGCCGTGGCCGCGGTGATTGACGAATACTGCTTCGAACGCGTTTTCTCCACCGCGGTCTGA
- a CDS encoding TldD/PmbA family protein gives MLDQDKAQAIFGKIKKFASVPEVEVIFSSTNYSLTRFANNTIHQNVSDLNEVASIRVAFDGKTARATTNRFDDESLKRAVQSAEGIAKVQEPDADRLPLAKAEEGKVAEPAPFRWFPQTAAITPADRADAVGKIVGVAKKNGLVTAGIYVSSESAEAIINSNGLSTFHRQTSAEVSITMLADDSSGWQKANSPDVANLAPVRLAEIAAQKARDSRGPQELAPGKYTVILEPAAVLDLVGFMFWDFGGMAILDQRSFLNNRIGTKLFGENITIVDDVRHPLQSNAPFDGEGVARSRVNLVEKGVIKNLVYARSTAAKMRKSEYAGKVGEIRVTGHGFPLPNEMGEAPANIVFVTPGGEQTVDQMIAGTERGVLITRLWYIREVDPYEKMLTGMTRDGTFLVEGGKVKGGIRNFRFNQSIIDTLNNVEAMGKAVRASGEEAFDMVVPAMKVRGFNFTEVTKF, from the coding sequence ATGCTGGATCAAGACAAAGCGCAGGCAATTTTCGGAAAGATAAAGAAGTTCGCCTCCGTCCCCGAAGTAGAAGTCATTTTTTCATCCACCAACTACTCCCTTACCCGCTTTGCCAACAACACCATCCACCAGAATGTTTCCGACCTGAATGAGGTGGCGTCCATCCGCGTGGCGTTTGACGGCAAGACCGCCCGGGCCACCACCAACCGCTTTGACGACGAAAGCCTGAAGCGCGCGGTGCAATCGGCGGAAGGGATCGCCAAAGTCCAGGAGCCGGATGCCGACCGTCTGCCGCTGGCCAAAGCGGAAGAAGGCAAGGTCGCAGAACCCGCGCCCTTCCGCTGGTTCCCGCAGACCGCGGCCATCACGCCCGCAGACCGCGCTGATGCCGTCGGAAAAATTGTTGGTGTGGCCAAGAAAAACGGGCTGGTCACCGCGGGGATCTACGTAAGTTCGGAGAGCGCGGAGGCCATCATTAATTCGAACGGCCTAAGCACGTTTCATCGGCAGACTTCGGCGGAAGTGTCCATCACCATGCTGGCCGATGATTCATCCGGCTGGCAGAAAGCCAACTCGCCGGACGTCGCCAACCTCGCGCCTGTCCGCCTGGCGGAGATTGCAGCGCAGAAGGCCCGGGACTCGCGCGGCCCGCAGGAGTTGGCTCCGGGCAAGTACACGGTGATTCTGGAACCGGCTGCGGTGCTGGACCTGGTGGGCTTCATGTTCTGGGACTTCGGCGGCATGGCCATTTTGGACCAGCGTTCTTTCCTAAATAACCGCATCGGCACAAAACTCTTCGGCGAAAACATCACCATCGTGGACGACGTGCGGCATCCTCTGCAGTCCAACGCGCCCTTTGACGGCGAAGGCGTGGCCCGCAGCCGCGTGAACCTGGTGGAAAAGGGCGTGATCAAGAACCTGGTCTACGCGCGCAGTACGGCGGCGAAGATGCGCAAGTCAGAGTATGCCGGCAAAGTGGGCGAAATCCGCGTCACCGGGCACGGTTTCCCGTTGCCCAATGAAATGGGCGAAGCGCCGGCCAACATCGTGTTTGTGACTCCAGGCGGCGAGCAGACGGTGGACCAGATGATCGCCGGAACCGAGCGCGGCGTGCTGATCACCAGGCTGTGGTACATCCGCGAGGTTGATCCTTACGAAAAGATGCTCACCGGCATGACGCGTGACGGCACATTCCTGGTGGAAGGCGGCAAGGTAAAGGGCGGCATCCGGAACTTCCGCTTTAACCAGAGCATTATTGATACCTTAAATAACGTGGAAGCCATGGGAAAGGCCGTACGCGCCAGCGGCGAAGAGGCTTTCGATATGGTGGTTCCCGCGATGAAGGTACGCGGCTTCAACTTCACCGAGGTTACCAAGTTCTAA
- a CDS encoding TldD/PmbA family protein codes for MKLIADWALNTATQRGASYGDVRIVDERQRSLATKNGKVGHAASNESLGIGVRVLVDDAWGFAASDDLTREAVDSTAAKAVEIARASARVKETGIRLAPEPAAKIEWATPCKIDPFTTSIEQNLDLLTKIDHEILAVPGVTLAESNMHLGRYEQWFYSSEGSDIHQTRTITGAGFAAYSFQGTEIQKRSFPNSFGGQYQTKGYELIDELKLVENARRIAEQSVALHKAEQCPQGNMNLVLDSSQLGLQIHESIGHPIELDRVLGMEANFAGTSFLTIDKLRKLRYGSDIVNVVADATEEHGPGLGTFAYDDEGVAAQCTPIITNGLFTGYISSRETAHTIGENRSNGTMRAEGWNRIPLIRMTNISIKPGDKPLTFEQLISGTDDGVYMQTNRSWSIDDKRYNFQFGCEIGWEIKGGKLGRMFKNPSYSGITTEFWNSMDAICSRDQWTLWGTPNCGKGQPMQTMGTGHGASPARFRGVKVGTAYKGS; via the coding sequence ATGAAACTGATTGCAGATTGGGCCTTGAATACAGCTACACAGCGCGGCGCCAGCTACGGCGACGTCCGCATTGTGGACGAGCGCCAGCGATCGCTGGCCACCAAGAACGGCAAAGTCGGCCACGCGGCCAGCAACGAATCATTGGGCATCGGCGTGCGCGTTCTGGTGGACGATGCCTGGGGCTTCGCCGCCAGTGACGACCTTACCCGCGAAGCCGTGGACTCGACCGCCGCCAAAGCCGTGGAGATCGCCCGCGCCTCCGCGCGCGTGAAAGAAACCGGCATTCGTTTGGCGCCCGAGCCGGCGGCAAAGATTGAGTGGGCCACGCCGTGCAAGATTGATCCGTTTACCACGTCCATTGAGCAGAACCTTGATCTTTTGACGAAGATTGATCATGAAATTCTCGCGGTGCCGGGCGTGACGCTGGCGGAGAGCAACATGCATCTGGGCCGCTACGAGCAATGGTTCTATTCCAGCGAAGGCTCAGACATTCATCAGACGCGCACCATCACCGGCGCGGGCTTTGCCGCGTACAGTTTTCAAGGCACGGAGATCCAGAAGCGGTCTTTCCCCAATTCTTTCGGCGGACAGTACCAGACCAAAGGCTACGAGCTGATTGACGAGCTGAAATTGGTGGAGAATGCCCGGCGCATTGCCGAGCAGTCCGTGGCGCTGCATAAAGCTGAGCAATGCCCGCAGGGCAACATGAACCTGGTGCTGGATTCGTCGCAACTGGGCTTGCAGATCCATGAATCCATCGGCCACCCGATTGAGTTGGACCGCGTGCTGGGGATGGAAGCCAATTTCGCCGGGACCTCCTTCCTTACCATAGACAAGTTGCGCAAGCTGCGTTACGGCAGCGATATCGTGAACGTCGTCGCCGACGCCACCGAAGAGCACGGCCCTGGCCTGGGCACTTTCGCCTATGACGATGAAGGAGTGGCCGCGCAGTGCACGCCCATCATCACCAACGGGCTGTTCACCGGATACATTTCGTCGCGCGAGACGGCGCACACCATCGGCGAGAACCGGTCGAACGGGACCATGCGCGCGGAAGGCTGGAACCGCATCCCGCTCATCCGCATGACTAACATCAGCATCAAGCCCGGTGACAAGCCGCTGACGTTCGAGCAGCTCATTTCCGGCACCGACGACGGCGTCTACATGCAGACCAACCGCTCCTGGTCCATTGACGACAAGCGCTACAACTTCCAGTTCGGCTGCGAAATTGGCTGGGAGATCAAAGGCGGCAAGCTGGGCCGGATGTTCAAGAACCCATCGTACTCGGGCATCACCACCGAGTTCTGGAACTCCATGGACGCCATCTGCTCGCGCGACCAATGGACGCTGTGGGGAACTCCCAACTGCGGCAAAGGCCAGCCCATGCAAACCATGGGGACGGGACACGGCGCGTCCCCGGCAAGGTTTCGTGGGGTGAAAGTTGGCACGGCATATAAGGGAAGCTAA
- a CDS encoding Smr/MutS family protein codes for MSRKPAVIKIINLEEGMPTVEQARLRMQFELQKARTQGYAAVKLIHGYGSSGVGGALRDELQKSLRKAAREGTIAAFVAGEDWRISDETTWNLLKKYPEWKQDSDLSKNNKGISIVVL; via the coding sequence GTGTCGCGAAAACCGGCTGTCATCAAGATCATCAACCTGGAAGAAGGCATGCCCACCGTGGAGCAGGCGCGCCTGCGCATGCAGTTTGAATTGCAGAAGGCGCGGACGCAAGGCTACGCGGCGGTCAAGCTGATCCACGGATACGGTTCTTCAGGCGTCGGCGGCGCGCTGCGTGACGAGCTGCAGAAATCGCTGCGCAAAGCGGCACGTGAAGGAACGATTGCGGCCTTCGTCGCCGGCGAAGACTGGCGCATTTCCGACGAAACCACCTGGAACCTGCTGAAGAAGTATCCGGAGTGGAAGCAGGACTCGGACTTGAGCAAGAACAATAAAGGAATCAGCATCGTGGTGCTGTAA
- a CDS encoding ABC transporter ATP-binding protein/permease yields the protein MSQEEEVLGKAYDSRLMKRLLKYLRPYWWQTIVALASILLKVVLGPDVIGPFLTATAVDKYLTFARGTHHNFLDRWLNPSPLIGVGQIALIYLASLLFNFVLEFVQTYLMQWTGQKVMFDLRREIFRHLQQMHVGFYDKNPVGRLVTRVTTDVDALNEMFTAGVVSIFEDVFILGGIVFVMLRMNWWLALITFAVLPVIFWVTMIFRNSVRESYRRIRTAIARINAYLQEHVTGMVVLQLFNREKRAYNKFSEVNAQHMEAFKDAIFAYALYYPVVEVLSVIAIACVLWFGGLKVLVGMVTLGTVTAFMQYAQRFFRPIQDLSEKYNILQSAMASAERVFRLLDTPVDIVSPADPVQVEGPGKIEFDHVWFAYRKLADIEKEDISETPSAAENHGHASAPSNADGSGYDWILRDVSFTIEPGESVAIVGHTGAGKTTIISLLMRFYDIQKGAIRIDGVDIRRMDLTALRRRFGVVLQDPFLFSGTIEGNIRLGSSWIPDEQVESAAENVNVADFIRTLPQGFKEPVLERGSTLSTGQKQLISFARALAHDPKILVLDEATSSVDTETELRVRDALTRMVEGRTSVIIAHRLSTIQRADKIIVMHKGQVREIGSHQQLLTQRGIYWKLYQLQYKDQELGVPETRVGAND from the coding sequence ATGTCGCAGGAAGAAGAAGTCTTAGGCAAAGCGTATGACAGCCGGTTGATGAAGCGGCTGCTGAAATACTTGCGCCCATATTGGTGGCAGACCATAGTTGCGCTGGCGTCGATCTTGCTGAAGGTGGTCCTGGGGCCGGACGTGATTGGCCCTTTCCTGACGGCCACCGCCGTAGACAAGTACCTGACCTTCGCCCGCGGCACGCACCACAACTTTCTCGACCGCTGGCTCAATCCCAGCCCGCTGATCGGCGTGGGCCAGATCGCGCTGATCTATCTGGCTTCCCTGCTGTTCAACTTTGTGCTGGAGTTCGTCCAAACCTACCTGATGCAGTGGACGGGACAGAAAGTCATGTTTGACCTGCGCCGCGAGATCTTCCGCCACTTGCAGCAGATGCACGTCGGCTTCTATGACAAGAATCCCGTCGGCCGGCTGGTGACGCGCGTCACCACCGACGTGGACGCCCTGAATGAAATGTTCACCGCCGGCGTGGTTTCTATTTTTGAAGACGTCTTCATCCTGGGCGGCATCGTGTTTGTCATGCTGCGGATGAACTGGTGGCTGGCGCTGATCACCTTTGCCGTTTTGCCGGTGATTTTCTGGGTGACCATGATCTTCCGCAATTCGGTGCGCGAATCCTACCGGAGGATTCGCACCGCCATCGCGCGCATCAACGCCTACCTGCAGGAGCACGTGACCGGCATGGTGGTGTTGCAGCTTTTCAATCGCGAGAAGCGCGCGTACAACAAGTTCTCTGAGGTCAACGCCCAGCACATGGAGGCGTTCAAGGACGCCATCTTCGCGTACGCCCTCTATTACCCGGTGGTGGAAGTTCTCTCGGTGATCGCGATTGCCTGCGTGCTTTGGTTCGGCGGGCTGAAGGTGTTGGTTGGCATGGTCACTCTGGGCACGGTGACGGCCTTCATGCAATACGCGCAGCGCTTCTTCCGGCCCATTCAGGACCTGAGCGAAAAGTACAACATCCTGCAGTCGGCCATGGCCTCAGCCGAGCGCGTGTTCCGCCTGCTGGATACGCCGGTGGACATTGTTTCTCCGGCGGACCCGGTGCAGGTGGAAGGCCCCGGCAAGATCGAGTTCGATCACGTCTGGTTCGCGTACCGCAAGCTGGCTGACATAGAGAAGGAAGATATCTCCGAAACGCCGTCGGCCGCGGAGAACCACGGCCACGCGTCCGCGCCAAGCAACGCCGATGGCTCCGGCTACGATTGGATCCTGCGCGACGTTTCCTTCACCATTGAGCCGGGCGAGAGCGTGGCTATCGTCGGCCATACCGGAGCGGGCAAAACCACCATCATCTCCCTGCTGATGCGCTTCTATGATATTCAAAAGGGCGCCATCCGCATTGACGGCGTGGACATCCGCCGCATGGACCTGACCGCTCTGCGGCGGCGCTTTGGCGTGGTGCTGCAGGACCCGTTCCTGTTCAGCGGGACCATTGAAGGCAACATCCGCCTGGGCTCCAGTTGGATTCCCGACGAGCAAGTAGAATCCGCCGCGGAGAACGTGAACGTGGCCGACTTTATCCGCACTCTGCCGCAGGGTTTCAAGGAGCCGGTTCTGGAACGCGGCAGCACGCTCAGCACCGGGCAGAAACAGCTGATCTCGTTTGCCCGCGCCCTGGCGCACGATCCGAAAATCCTGGTCCTGGACGAAGCCACCTCCAGCGTGGACACGGAAACCGAGCTGCGCGTGCGCGACGCGCTCACCCGCATGGTGGAAGGCCGAACGTCGGTGATCATCGCGCACCGGCTTTCGACCATCCAGCGCGCGGACAAGATCATCGTGATGCACAAAGGCCAGGTACGCGAAATCGGCAGCCACCAGCAACTGCTCACCCAGCGCGGCATCTATTGGAAGCTCTACCAACTGCAATATAAAGACCAGGAACTGGGCGTGCCGGAGACACGGGTGGGAGCGAACGACTGA